The following proteins are co-located in the Acidobacteriota bacterium genome:
- a CDS encoding redoxin family protein, which translates to MQHDPRLPALSPAIAILFALIVGLVAAVAAEHQHLGHESHRTVAESQVAQPHGLAETTSVIGLRLQTVDGEVVHLGLTDDSRPVAVVFLNDGCTISRRYVRRLNELAELAGKAGVDFFTVVSNPAITWQAARSFRDEYQLHVPLLFDANGELARQLEPQTVPSAFVVDLAGRITYRGRIDDRFPALTKARREARSHDLLRAIEAVAAGRVEHPVATPAVGCVFNGWPETEATPTYTSNIAPILDANCVECHRPGGVAPFALDDYGAAKRWSTMTAAVTRAGLMPPWSAERDFGHFRQERFLSPEQIGLLSAWASAGAPLGEPAMRLPKPTFETSEWQLGPPDLELTMPAAFSVPADGEDIYRYFVLPMGELDDAVVVAMDFKPGDASVVHHCNYFVDYSGRARRLDRRDPGPGFSVFGTGGFMSYDGANALGAWAPGVGPYRLPTGRGFDLPGGGDIVLEVHYHLTGKPTMDQSSIAFYFADEPVERGVTGLMVGTQDVDIPAGEAHYWRRVTMEVPVDMELVDISPHMHYLGREARVVAKLPDGEELPLLHVTDWDLRWQGIYTYRQPQLIPAGSTLEALFRFDNSSSNSVNPNSPPRRVKWGWGSDQEMAELYLTVIQEDRRAVAKLRRASRAAWQRPADLDGAQHAQGAGR; encoded by the coding sequence ATGCAACACGACCCGCGCTTGCCAGCTTTGTCTCCTGCGATCGCAATCCTCTTCGCTTTGATCGTCGGCCTGGTGGCGGCCGTGGCGGCCGAGCACCAACACCTCGGTCATGAGAGCCACCGGACGGTGGCGGAATCTCAGGTCGCCCAGCCCCACGGTCTGGCCGAAACCACGTCGGTCATCGGCCTGCGACTGCAGACCGTCGACGGGGAAGTCGTCCACCTCGGACTCACGGACGACAGCCGCCCCGTCGCCGTGGTCTTTCTCAACGACGGCTGCACGATCTCGCGGCGCTATGTACGGCGACTCAACGAACTGGCCGAACTCGCCGGCAAGGCCGGCGTCGACTTCTTTACCGTGGTTTCGAATCCGGCGATCACCTGGCAGGCGGCGCGGTCCTTTCGCGACGAATACCAGCTCCACGTCCCGTTGCTCTTCGACGCCAACGGCGAGCTGGCGCGGCAGCTCGAGCCACAGACCGTGCCGTCGGCCTTCGTCGTGGATCTGGCAGGGCGGATCACCTACCGCGGGCGTATCGACGACCGATTCCCGGCGCTGACGAAAGCTCGTCGAGAAGCTCGCAGCCACGATCTGCTGCGCGCCATCGAAGCGGTCGCTGCAGGCCGGGTCGAGCACCCGGTCGCCACCCCAGCGGTGGGTTGCGTCTTCAACGGCTGGCCGGAAACCGAGGCCACACCGACCTACACCTCCAATATCGCACCGATCCTCGACGCGAACTGCGTCGAATGCCATCGGCCGGGGGGCGTCGCCCCGTTCGCGCTCGATGACTACGGCGCCGCCAAGCGCTGGTCGACGATGACCGCGGCGGTGACCCGTGCCGGCCTGATGCCGCCGTGGTCGGCCGAGCGCGATTTCGGCCACTTTCGCCAAGAACGTTTTCTGAGCCCCGAACAGATCGGACTGCTGAGTGCTTGGGCCAGTGCCGGCGCCCCCTTGGGAGAACCCGCAATGCGGCTGCCGAAGCCGACCTTTGAAACGTCTGAGTGGCAGCTAGGGCCGCCGGACCTCGAGCTCACCATGCCGGCGGCCTTCTCGGTACCGGCGGACGGCGAAGACATCTACCGCTATTTCGTCCTGCCGATGGGAGAACTCGATGACGCGGTCGTGGTGGCGATGGACTTCAAGCCTGGCGACGCTTCGGTCGTCCACCATTGCAATTACTTCGTCGACTATTCGGGCCGCGCCCGCCGGCTCGACCGGCGCGATCCCGGGCCCGGCTTTTCGGTTTTCGGTACCGGCGGCTTCATGTCCTACGACGGCGCCAACGCGTTGGGCGCCTGGGCACCGGGCGTCGGTCCCTACCGCCTCCCCACCGGCCGCGGTTTCGACCTGCCCGGCGGCGGCGACATCGTCCTCGAAGTCCACTACCACCTGACCGGCAAGCCGACGATGGACCAAAGCTCAATCGCCTTCTATTTCGCCGACGAGCCGGTCGAGCGGGGTGTCACCGGATTGATGGTCGGCACCCAGGATGTCGACATTCCAGCCGGGGAGGCCCACTACTGGAGGCGAGTGACGATGGAGGTCCCGGTCGACATGGAGTTGGTCGACATCTCGCCGCACATGCACTATCTAGGGCGCGAGGCGCGAGTGGTTGCCAAATTGCCCGACGGCGAAGAACTGCCGTTGCTTCACGTCACCGACTGGGACCTGCGATGGCAGGGAATCTACACCTATCGACAACCGCAGCTGATCCCCGCCGGCAGCACCCTGGAAGCCCTGTTTCGCTTCGACAACTCGTCGAGTAACTCGGTCAATCCGAACTCCCCGCCGCGGCGCGTCAAATGGGGCTGGGGGTCGGACCAGGAGATGGCGGAACTCTATTTGACGGTGATCCAGGAGGACCGTCGTGCGGTCGCAAAGCTGCGGCGTGCCTCACGGGCGGCATGGCAGCGCCCAGCGGATCTCGATGGCGCCCAACACGCCCAGGGAGCCGGTCGGTGA
- a CDS encoding TetR/AcrR family transcriptional regulator, with protein MRSRTQRGPRRSTREAILDTAALVLTESPSASMAALAQAAGVGRATLYRHFPSREELVKELSLEAIRLTDEATAPVFERYQNAATALREMIEALVPFGDRYHFLANETQAGADPQVASETNRQLSELAAFVDQAKTEGFFADDLPTEWIVAVIDSSIWAAWHSIHRGVMAPGDAARLVYRTLVDGLRQR; from the coding sequence TTGAGGAGCCGCACCCAAAGAGGACCCCGCCGCTCAACCCGCGAGGCGATTCTCGACACTGCGGCGTTGGTCCTGACCGAGTCTCCGAGTGCCTCGATGGCTGCTTTGGCGCAGGCTGCGGGAGTCGGCCGGGCGACGCTCTATCGTCACTTTCCGTCGCGCGAAGAGCTGGTCAAGGAACTCTCCCTCGAGGCGATTCGGCTGACCGATGAGGCAACCGCGCCGGTCTTCGAGCGCTATCAGAATGCAGCGACGGCCCTGCGGGAGATGATCGAAGCACTGGTTCCCTTCGGCGATCGCTACCATTTTCTGGCCAACGAGACCCAAGCGGGCGCCGATCCGCAAGTTGCCAGCGAGACCAACCGCCAACTCAGCGAGCTGGCCGCCTTCGTCGACCAGGCCAAGACGGAGGGTTTCTTTGCCGACGACTTGCCTACCGAATGGATCGTCGCCGTGATCGACTCTTCGATCTGGGCCGCCTGGCACAGCATCCATCGCGGCGTCATGGCACCGGGTGACGCCGCCCGGTTGGTTTATCGCACTCTGGTCGACGGCCTTCGCCAACGCTAG
- a CDS encoding L-histidine N(alpha)-methyltransferase: MSNKKKSVVFVGSSHESRRFAYAIQDALEHDADVRVWNQVRFDLSRTALDTLQREVDRADFAVFVFSPDDALEHREEKLLTTRDNVIFELGLFMGRLGTDRSFVLFATGTEKCLRFPSDLLGITTANFDYSKCLESAHDIGVELGPACNKVRVAIAQMGPRTHKVSQRVKGVLSRGSTEDIKVFADAGIHVAEDRHDYLDSLRRSVLSGELLPTKFLYWPPQGSTHWLQVCNHKQYDFYRQSLRQLRKNIHEIALEIIRANDSPEVDIVSVGSGNGVKDNVILLALISHLSRHELLYYYPIDISDALLVRAVRAALRGIPRLSSVRVKALVADYTKLEELQKFYEDRPARNLFSLLGNTIGNADESKLFDVLGDAMLDGDLLLLEFNTAPALPDDSSLNFTANKEHDFTPLACFNVPFDPEKLSYTPVTDLSVVPNTTSILSIYSAATIGRKEIKDVKLSVVHHYDRDSFLRELTSRLNISVLKVLEGPKGVCLVLAQKQAVRNH; the protein is encoded by the coding sequence ATGTCGAACAAGAAGAAATCCGTAGTATTCGTAGGCTCATCTCACGAGTCGCGTAGATTTGCATATGCAATTCAGGACGCTCTAGAACACGATGCCGACGTAAGGGTCTGGAACCAGGTTCGCTTTGACCTGTCTCGAACCGCCCTGGACACGCTCCAGCGGGAGGTAGATCGAGCTGATTTTGCCGTCTTTGTCTTCTCCCCAGACGACGCGCTCGAGCATCGCGAAGAGAAGCTTCTAACCACTCGCGACAACGTCATTTTCGAACTGGGCCTCTTTATGGGTCGACTTGGCACAGATCGGTCATTCGTCCTATTCGCCACAGGGACTGAGAAGTGCCTCAGATTTCCAAGCGATCTTCTCGGAATTACAACGGCAAATTTCGATTACTCAAAGTGCCTCGAATCGGCCCATGACATCGGGGTAGAACTCGGACCTGCCTGCAACAAAGTTAGAGTCGCCATCGCACAGATGGGGCCAAGGACCCACAAGGTCTCACAGCGTGTCAAAGGAGTTCTCTCCCGAGGAAGCACAGAAGACATCAAGGTGTTTGCTGATGCAGGTATTCATGTAGCAGAGGATCGACATGACTACCTCGACTCACTCAGGAGGAGCGTCCTCAGTGGAGAACTTCTTCCTACCAAGTTCCTATACTGGCCACCCCAAGGAAGTACGCACTGGCTCCAGGTGTGCAACCATAAGCAGTATGATTTCTACCGACAATCGCTACGACAACTCCGCAAGAACATCCACGAGATCGCCTTGGAGATCATTCGCGCGAACGATTCTCCAGAGGTCGACATCGTCAGCGTAGGTAGCGGAAACGGCGTCAAGGACAACGTAATTCTTCTCGCGCTCATCTCTCATCTATCTCGACACGAATTGCTCTATTACTACCCAATCGATATTAGCGATGCCCTTCTAGTTCGCGCCGTTCGGGCCGCCCTTAGGGGAATCCCCCGACTTTCTAGCGTTCGCGTCAAGGCCTTGGTCGCCGACTACACCAAACTTGAAGAACTTCAAAAGTTTTATGAGGATCGTCCAGCCAGGAATCTATTCTCATTACTAGGAAACACCATCGGCAACGCAGATGAGTCGAAGCTCTTTGACGTGCTCGGAGACGCCATGCTGGACGGCGACCTACTGCTTCTGGAATTCAACACCGCGCCAGCCCTGCCGGACGACTCAAGCCTGAATTTCACCGCGAATAAGGAACATGACTTTACTCCGCTCGCTTGCTTCAATGTTCCCTTCGACCCCGAAAAGCTCAGCTACACCCCAGTTACCGACCTCAGCGTCGTCCCCAATACAACAAGTATTCTCTCTATCTACTCCGCAGCCACAATCGGACGAAAAGAAATAAAAGATGTCAAGCTGTCGGTCGTTCATCACTACGACCGAGACTCATTTCTCCGAGAACTGACCTCAAGGCTCAATATCTCCGTCTTGAAGGTACTAGAGGGACCCAAAGGCGTTTGCCTCGTACTCGCCCAGAAACAGGCCGTCAGGAACCACTAG
- a CDS encoding efflux RND transporter permease subunit, which translates to MKIVDFSIRRPVTVSILAVAGIVFGLVAFQRLPTDLLPDLTYPSLTVRTVFDGAAPFEVESLVTRPVEDVVGVVNGVTRVTSSSRADTSEVTLEFTWGTDMDIAGLDVRERLDVLDLPDETDRPILLRYDPSLDPILRIGLTGSEGDGAQEGDDDLIRLRRIAEDEVQRALERLEGVAAVVVSGGLEEEIQVEVDERRLANLGLDVDLVTQRLAQENVNLTGGRLRQGRAKFLVRTVNEILRPEDLNRLVISRQGEANVLLEDVARVRRGHREREIITRIDGRESIEVAVYKEGGTNTVTVSDTVRANLDTLRAELRKVDPNLDLTLITDQARFIRNAVAEVLEAALWGGLLAVLVLFLFLGNWRSTLVIGLAIPISVVTTFFLMYAFGVSLNIMSLGGLTLGIGLLVDNAIVVLEAIQRRRDLGLGAVEAARAGAGEVGRAVVASTLTTLCVFVPIVFVEGVAGQLFGDQALTVTFSLIVSLAVALTILPMAVSRSLGNEAEAGPGDEQHRGLFFRGTVAVARAVALVLGALGRVIHLLTTPVLRMFQAGFGRIEALYDRALPRLLRRAGWVLVAAVVLLALSLLLYPRLGRELIPEMVQGEIFVDAEMPPGTPLETTSFTLRQVEQAARAHPEITEVYGLAGTSNEQGGVAGELRENLGQVTFLLTPPVSRQREDAVMADLRATLDRQEGLTYRFGRPAYFSFQTPIELEVRGYNLELLDRLSDQIVEGLAGIPGLTDIKASTEGGNPELRIRFDRERLATLGVGLADAAAAIRTKVNGTVATDIQRRDRTIDVRVRAQENFRDSTADLLSLAVERRGKTSIPLSAVAQVEEVEGPADIRRAEGERVAILTANLDGRDLASASGDITDLMNTLRLPEGFDWELGGQRREMATSYDSLRLALLLAVFLVYLVMASQFESFLHPLVILCSVPFSVVGALGILWLFDVAISIVVLIGMVMLAGIVVNNAILLVDTANRLRRNDGLGRDEAIAAAGKARLRPILMTTATTVFGLTPMAIGLGEGSELRTPMALTVIGGLAVSTLLTLVVLPAFYRLVERE; encoded by the coding sequence ATGAAGATCGTCGATTTTTCGATCCGCCGGCCGGTGACGGTTTCGATTCTCGCCGTGGCGGGGATCGTCTTTGGCCTGGTCGCCTTCCAGCGCCTGCCGACGGACCTGCTGCCGGATCTCACCTACCCCTCCCTGACCGTCCGCACGGTGTTCGACGGCGCGGCGCCCTTCGAGGTCGAAAGCCTGGTCACCCGGCCGGTGGAGGACGTGGTCGGGGTGGTCAACGGCGTCACCCGGGTGACCTCCAGCTCACGGGCGGACACCAGCGAGGTGACCCTGGAGTTCACCTGGGGTACGGACATGGACATCGCCGGCCTCGACGTGCGCGAGCGCCTCGACGTGCTGGACCTGCCGGACGAGACGGATCGGCCGATCCTGCTGCGTTACGACCCGTCCTTGGATCCCATCCTGCGCATCGGCCTCACCGGTAGCGAGGGGGACGGAGCACAGGAGGGCGACGACGACCTGATCCGCCTGCGGCGCATCGCCGAAGACGAAGTCCAGCGCGCCCTCGAACGACTGGAGGGAGTGGCGGCGGTGGTGGTGAGCGGCGGCCTCGAAGAAGAGATCCAGGTGGAAGTGGACGAGCGGCGCCTCGCCAACCTCGGCCTCGACGTCGACCTCGTCACCCAGCGCCTGGCGCAGGAAAACGTCAACTTGACCGGTGGCCGCCTGCGCCAAGGGCGCGCCAAGTTCCTGGTGCGCACGGTCAACGAGATCCTGCGGCCGGAGGACCTGAACCGACTGGTGATCTCCCGTCAGGGCGAAGCCAACGTGCTGCTCGAAGACGTCGCCCGGGTGCGCCGCGGCCACCGTGAGCGCGAGATCATCACCCGCATCGACGGCCGCGAGTCGATCGAGGTCGCCGTCTACAAAGAGGGTGGCACCAACACCGTCACCGTTTCGGACACGGTGCGGGCGAACCTCGACACCTTGCGCGCCGAACTGCGGAAGGTCGATCCGAACCTCGACCTCACCCTCATCACCGATCAGGCTCGCTTCATCCGCAATGCCGTCGCCGAAGTGCTGGAAGCGGCTCTGTGGGGCGGCCTGCTGGCGGTGCTGGTGCTGTTCCTCTTCCTGGGCAACTGGCGGAGCACCCTGGTCATCGGCCTGGCGATTCCGATCTCCGTCGTCACCACCTTTTTCCTGATGTACGCCTTCGGCGTGTCCTTGAACATCATGTCGTTGGGCGGACTGACCCTGGGCATTGGCCTGTTGGTGGACAACGCCATCGTCGTCCTCGAAGCCATCCAGCGGCGGCGGGACTTGGGGTTGGGCGCCGTCGAGGCGGCCCGTGCCGGCGCCGGCGAAGTGGGCCGCGCGGTGGTGGCGAGCACCTTGACCACCCTGTGCGTCTTCGTGCCGATCGTCTTTGTCGAGGGGGTCGCCGGCCAGCTCTTTGGCGACCAGGCACTGACCGTCACCTTCTCGCTCATCGTCTCCCTGGCGGTGGCCCTGACCATCCTGCCGATGGCCGTCTCGCGAAGCCTGGGAAACGAGGCGGAAGCCGGCCCGGGCGACGAGCAGCACCGTGGCCTGTTCTTTCGCGGCACCGTCGCCGTCGCCCGCGCAGTCGCCTTGGTGCTGGGAGCCCTGGGACGGGTGATCCACCTTCTGACCACTCCCGTGCTGAGGATGTTTCAGGCCGGTTTCGGAAGGATCGAAGCTCTCTATGACCGTGCCCTGCCGCGCCTGCTGCGGCGCGCCGGCTGGGTGCTGGTGGCGGCGGTGGTGCTCCTGGCCCTGTCGCTCCTCCTCTACCCACGCCTCGGCCGCGAACTGATCCCGGAGATGGTGCAAGGGGAGATCTTCGTGGACGCGGAAATGCCCCCGGGCACGCCTCTCGAAACCACCTCCTTCACCCTCCGCCAGGTCGAGCAGGCAGCCCGCGCTCACCCGGAAATCACCGAGGTCTACGGCCTGGCGGGCACCTCGAACGAACAGGGCGGCGTGGCCGGCGAACTGCGCGAAAACCTCGGCCAGGTGACCTTCCTCCTGACGCCACCGGTGTCGCGCCAGCGAGAAGACGCGGTAATGGCCGACCTGCGCGCAACCCTCGACCGCCAGGAAGGTCTCACCTACCGCTTCGGCCGGCCGGCCTACTTCAGCTTCCAGACCCCCATCGAGCTGGAAGTGCGGGGCTACAACCTGGAGCTGCTCGATCGCCTCTCGGACCAGATCGTCGAGGGCTTGGCAGGGATCCCGGGGTTGACGGACATCAAGGCCTCCACCGAAGGCGGCAACCCGGAGCTGCGCATCCGCTTCGACCGCGAGCGGCTGGCAACTCTAGGCGTTGGCCTGGCCGATGCGGCGGCGGCCATTCGCACCAAGGTCAACGGCACCGTCGCCACGGACATCCAGCGCCGCGACCGCACCATCGACGTCCGGGTGCGGGCACAGGAAAACTTCCGGGACAGCACCGCGGACCTCCTCTCCCTGGCCGTCGAGCGGCGTGGCAAAACCTCTATCCCGCTGTCCGCCGTGGCGCAAGTGGAAGAGGTCGAAGGACCGGCGGACATCCGCCGCGCCGAGGGCGAGCGGGTGGCGATCCTCACCGCCAACCTCGACGGCCGCGACCTCGCCTCGGCCTCCGGCGACATCACCGACCTGATGAACACCCTACGCCTTCCGGAGGGTTTCGACTGGGAGCTGGGCGGCCAGCGCCGCGAGATGGCGACCTCCTACGACAGCCTGCGCCTCGCCCTGCTGCTGGCGGTATTCCTCGTCTACCTGGTGATGGCCTCACAGTTCGAGTCCTTCCTCCACCCGCTGGTCATCCTGTGCAGCGTGCCCTTCTCGGTGGTCGGGGCCCTTGGCATTCTGTGGCTGTTCGACGTCGCGATCAGCATCGTGGTGCTGATCGGCATGGTGATGCTCGCCGGCATCGTGGTGAACAACGCCATCCTGCTGGTCGACACCGCCAACCGCCTGCGGAGGAACGACGGCCTGGGGCGCGACGAAGCCATCGCCGCCGCCGGCAAAGCGCGACTGCGTCCCATTCTGATGACCACTGCCACCACCGTCTTCGGCCTCACCCCGATGGCCATCGGCCTCGGTGAAGGCAGCGAACTGCGCACCCCGATGGCCCTGACGGTGATCGGCGGTCTGGCGGTCTCGACCCTCTTGACGCTGGTGGTGCTGCCGGCCTTCTACCGGTTGGTCGAGCGCGAGTAG
- a CDS encoding efflux RND transporter periplasmic adaptor subunit produces MNRWNSLALLAVAWTLSAACGGSGDADSGGASGRRGGGPPSFGGGPAAAVPVEVATVERRTVSSFLETHSTLEAENEVDLVARLSGPIVQLAAEEGMRVSRGQLLARIDPDEARAQREIALVDKNESQLIYQRLRRLYDEGLVSQEQLEQARARAESTAAQLQGREIQLDWAEVRAPFAGLIVRRYVKQAETVSVNTPLFRLSDFDPLLCPIQVPERELGRLEPGQRARLEVEAFPDETFEARVLRISPIVDADSGTVEVTLEASGRSKLRPGMFASVFLETESRADALVIPFSALALDRLGDSVYVVENDQAMRREIELGFREGDAVEVRSGLAEDEVVVAVGQDGLSDGTPVEIVEAGGEVRRPAAGRPPGGEAAGAVGEARPFRAGGPTGGEGPSPEQIEAIKERMRQRGLSEEQIEERLKRTGERRQGGGGQ; encoded by the coding sequence ATGAACCGATGGAATTCGCTGGCGCTTCTCGCAGTCGCCTGGACCTTGAGTGCGGCCTGCGGCGGATCCGGCGATGCCGACAGCGGTGGAGCTTCCGGCCGCCGCGGCGGCGGACCGCCGTCTTTCGGCGGCGGCCCCGCGGCGGCGGTGCCGGTGGAGGTAGCCACCGTCGAGCGGCGTACCGTGTCGTCCTTTCTGGAGACCCACAGCACCCTCGAAGCGGAAAACGAGGTCGACCTGGTGGCCCGCCTGTCCGGACCGATCGTGCAGCTGGCGGCGGAAGAGGGCATGCGGGTATCGCGGGGACAGCTCCTCGCCCGCATCGACCCGGACGAAGCCCGCGCCCAGCGCGAGATCGCCCTGGTGGACAAGAACGAGAGTCAGCTCATCTACCAGCGTCTGCGACGGCTCTACGACGAAGGTCTGGTGAGCCAAGAACAACTCGAGCAGGCGCGGGCGCGAGCGGAATCCACCGCCGCGCAGCTCCAAGGCCGCGAGATCCAGCTCGACTGGGCGGAGGTGCGCGCCCCCTTCGCCGGTCTGATCGTCCGGCGCTACGTCAAGCAGGCGGAGACGGTGAGCGTCAACACCCCGCTGTTCCGGCTGTCGGACTTCGACCCCCTGCTCTGCCCCATCCAGGTGCCGGAGCGCGAGCTGGGGCGCCTAGAGCCAGGCCAGCGGGCGCGCCTCGAAGTGGAGGCCTTTCCGGACGAGACCTTTGAGGCGCGGGTGCTCCGCATCAGCCCGATCGTCGACGCCGACTCCGGTACCGTCGAGGTGACCCTCGAAGCCTCCGGCCGGAGCAAGCTGCGGCCGGGCATGTTCGCCTCGGTGTTCCTCGAAACAGAGAGCCGCGCCGACGCCCTGGTGATCCCCTTCTCGGCCCTCGCCCTCGACCGCCTCGGGGATTCCGTCTACGTGGTGGAGAACGATCAGGCGATGCGCCGAGAGATCGAGCTGGGCTTCCGCGAGGGGGACGCCGTGGAGGTGCGCTCCGGCCTCGCCGAGGACGAGGTGGTGGTGGCTGTGGGCCAGGACGGGCTGTCCGACGGCACGCCGGTGGAGATCGTCGAAGCCGGCGGCGAGGTCCGGCGGCCGGCAGCCGGCCGCCCTCCCGGCGGAGAAGCGGCGGGCGCCGTGGGCGAGGCCCGGCCGTTTCGCGCCGGTGGTCCGACCGGCGGCGAAGGCCCTTCGCCCGAACAAATCGAAGCGATCAAAGAACGCATGCGCCAGCGGGGACTTTCCGAAGAGCAGATCGAAGAGCGTTTGAAGCGCACGGGCGAGCGGCGACAAGGCGGCGGTGGGCAGTAG